A genome region from Deltaproteobacteria bacterium includes the following:
- a CDS encoding AgmX/PglI C-terminal domain-containing protein — MLKPPSPVRAAPKAASGKKSGKKDVIAGIRTEARRKVEEVSEKALAVEKKSDEKAVRDIVSEKRKVALVDRDALFADVEKEADEAVEVKKSRSESDVYRVVRRYTGGLKYLYNNALREDPALRGDLRVKIVIGADGKVKLVEKLSTTLDSERLVKALVRRIYRWKFPRIEGDEDFSIVYTFDFTPEGLS, encoded by the coding sequence ATCCTGAAGCCGCCCTCGCCGGTGAGGGCGGCCCCGAAGGCCGCTTCGGGGAAGAAGAGCGGGAAAAAGGACGTCATCGCCGGCATAAGGACCGAGGCGAGGCGCAAGGTCGAGGAGGTCTCCGAGAAGGCCCTCGCCGTGGAGAAGAAGAGCGACGAGAAGGCGGTGCGCGACATCGTGAGCGAGAAGCGGAAGGTGGCGCTCGTCGACCGCGACGCCCTCTTCGCCGACGTGGAGAAGGAGGCGGACGAGGCGGTCGAGGTGAAGAAGTCGCGCTCCGAGAGCGACGTCTACAGGGTGGTGCGCCGCTATACCGGCGGGCTCAAGTACCTCTACAACAACGCCCTGCGCGAGGACCCCGCGCTACGCGGAGACCTGCGCGTAAAGATCGTCATCGGGGCCGACGGGAAGGTGAAGCTCGTCGAGAAGCTCTCGACCACCCTCGACTCCGAGAGACTCGTCAAGGCGCTCGTAAGGCGTATCTACCGCTGGAAGTTCCCAAGGATAGAAGGCGACGAGGACTTCTCCATAGTCTATACCTTCGACTTCACCCCCGAAGGACTCTCGTGA